TTTGGGCACACGTCCTCCTTGATATTTTCAGATGTCTTTCCACCCTCTACCTCTTTCTACAGAGGTAAACAACCATTTCAAAGGCCACAGACTTCTACGTAACGGCCCTTTCTTTGCTTGCTCCCAGTTCAAAACCAGCAGATAACTTGTGACATGAGGCTCATATTCAACGTGCAAAATCAGCAAACAGCTGAGTGCATCTGTTACCGATGTTTTGATACCTTATGGCTAGCCAAATCCCACTCTCGGTCACAGGGATTTCAAGAACAAATGTCCAAGAGGGCAGGTCCCAAATAATACCGAGGGTTAGGTTAAACGATAGCTTCTTACCATCTCAAGCTCTTCTCTGAGAGCACAGATGGCTCGCTCTCTGCTTGAAACCAGCTCTTCCAGGTACTGGTATCTCAGCTTCTTCCTGGCTCTGCACTCTCTTGCACTCTGACGACTTCTTTCAAGCTTTGCCTTCAAGTCTATTTTGGCTGGTTTACGACCTCGCTTGCCTGGTTTCTTTACCTTGCCTCCAACCACCTGGAAAGGAAGAGTACATtaaagatccttttctgcagagggAATGCTGGAGCCGTGTCATTGTGCCTGCTAGGTGCCTCATGTAGAAAATTTTGCATATACTTTCACAGATTCTGAGCAACAGAGGAAAGATATAGTTTGTTTAGAGGGCTACAAATGGAGTTTTCAGTGACAGCATCGAAAACAAAAGGGAGGGATAtgactttttcactctgagggtgacggagcactggcccaggctgcccagggaggttgtggagtctcctt
The window above is part of the Opisthocomus hoazin isolate bOpiHoa1 chromosome 1, bOpiHoa1.hap1, whole genome shotgun sequence genome. Proteins encoded here:
- the CREBL2 gene encoding cAMP-responsive element-binding protein-like 2 isoform X2, which encodes MDDSKVVGGKVKKPGKRGRKPAKIDLKAKLERSRQSARECRARKKLRYQYLEELVSSRERAICALREELEMYKQWCMAMDQGKIPSEIKALLTGEEQGKAQQNSAKLAKAGKAEANSSNP
- the CREBL2 gene encoding cAMP-responsive element-binding protein-like 2 isoform X1; its protein translation is MTMKYFLFLHLLTVVGGKVKKPGKRGRKPAKIDLKAKLERSRQSARECRARKKLRYQYLEELVSSRERAICALREELEMYKQWCMAMDQGKIPSEIKALLTGEEQGKAQQNSAKLAKAGKAEANSSNP